The nucleotide window CCCTAAGGAGTATGGGGAATCGTGGATTTGTTATCAGAATGAGGCGCAGGACTTCTGCTTTGGACAGATTTGGTCGCCTGAAAAACTCTTCAAAATCAGATTTGGCGAGCAGTCTCTTGTGACTCCCGAGTATAAGCTGGGTCAAGTGAAGCCAGGCGAGACCGCTTGTACGTCAGAACTGTATTATGTCATTGAGAGAGGAAGCTGGCAGAACATTCGCAGGAAATGGCAATCCCTAGTCGAGAGGAAAATTCGCCCGGATGAGGAAATGATCGATTCGAAGCCTCTCTTCAATGTCCAGCTTACTGAAACCGTGTTGTATGACAAGGCTGAACTGAAGACTCAGCTTAGAGTTGAGAACTTTAGAAACAAGGAAGCCAGTGGCGAGGTCGTTTTGACGCCGCCGAAAGGCTGGAAAATCGTTCCCTCCAAGGTTGAGGTCAAGAAAGTCGCGATGAACAGTCCTTTTACTGCCAATGTATCCTTGCTTCCGCCTTCCAAGGCTGAGATGGGCGTTCACAGTGGAGATATCGCCTTCCACAGCGATAGGCAGGTGGTTCGGTTTCCTCTTGATGTTTGTCTTATCTCTCGCAGTGCGAAGCGGGCTGTGTCGGTTGCTCAAGGCAGGGAGGAGGACAAGGCTGTGTTCAAAGTTTCGAATGGGTTGCTTCGGTTCAAGGCGAGCGCAGAGTTTGCTGGGTGCCTCTACTTCTTGTCGAAAGGCGATGCTGTGAATCAGTTGTGTTCGAATTTCCCTCGTGTTGGCACAAAGGTGTTCTTAGAGAATTACACGGGTGGGATAAGGGCGTTCTTTTTGGGTGATGGCTTTGAGTTTGCGAAGTCGAAAAGCCATGAGGAATTGTATGAGGCAGAGTTGGTTGAGGAAGGACGGTGGAAGGGAGTCAAGTTTTCTTTTGAGTCGAAGCAGCAGGAGCAGATTAAGGGCGTGGTGGGATCGGTTTCGTATTTGACTTTGCCACTCAGCAACATCATCAAGATTAAGCGTAGGTTTGAGAATCCTACGTCTGCGAGTTTCATGTTCAGCAGTTGCCTCTGGATTTCTCCGAATGTTGGAGGAACCTTTTACAAGAACGATGTGATCTTTCCACGAGGCGGCAAGATTCTTCAGTTCAGGAGAGCGGGAGAGCCAGCGGTTGCCGGAGTTCAAACAGAGAAAGGATGGGCGCTAGTAGCTAATGCGGAGCAGAAAACGGGTCTCGGCGTGATCGCTGGGAACACTGACAAGTCAATGATACTTTCGTTGGACGTGGGGAAAACCATGCTGGAACTACTAGTCATGTCAAGGGTTCAACTGCAGCCTAAGCAAAGCTGTAAACTGGAGGATTATGCAGTTCTAAGCAGTGCAGACCACGAACCCATGGACAAGTTTTCAAGAATGCTTCGTGAAACAGCATGAGCACTATGCCAGAATCACGAATCATATAAATTAGTGATTTTCAGAAGCGCAGGACCTACCCAGTAGACATTCTTGTGCGCGCAAGAAGTCTCTGTCCACAGACTGTAGATTGGAGGAATATCGAGGGCTTCATTCTGAAGGCTGACTACGATGGGGTTACTTTGCCTCTGATAAGTATTTGAAATGTAGGGGCTTTATGACTTCTTTTCCGCGAAGATTTACAAGAACCGACTCAATGTCATCCACTAGGTCACCCCATGTGAGTCTAAAGTTGCGAAACCATTCGTCATAGTCTGAGTAGTCTTTATGAACTGAAATGTTGAAAGCGTCCATGCCCATTCCTCGCGATGCAGCATTCATAATGACGTTAGGCTGGTTCATTAGCCATTTCAGTCCCCTTTCCCGGCTAGTCTGGTATTTCTCCTCAGTGGCAACACTTGGTTTAATCTTGACGAAAGTCACTGCGAGTATTTGATAACCCATCTTGTCCCATTTCGGAACTATCGTATAACCATCGATTACTTCCTTCTCTAGAATTGCTCTCTTTCTTGAAATGGTAGGCTGAGAGACTCCCAGTTTCTTACCTAGTTCCCTGTCACTCACTCTGGAGTTCTTTATCAACTCGGTAACTATTCTGTGGTCGATATCTTTTGATCTTTTCATAGTTATCGCTCTTATCGCTCATGTGTTCTCTGTCCTACTTCATATTGCTTTTGGAAAATCGTTAGGCTTCGTTAAAGCCTGTTGGTCGTTTGGGTAGAAATTCTATCACAACAACAACCCTTCCTTCTACCCCTTCTTCCCCCCTCTCTATTACCTCTCTATTACAATTACAGACAGAGAGACAAAGAAGTCTCTGAAAGAGTCAAAGCTTCTAAAGGAGAGCTAGGTCTTTCAGCAGGGTGACGATGTTTAGGGTCTTTGTATAAGTGCAGATATGGCAATTGATACTACCAGAGAGAGTACGTAGATTAACAAGAACCTGCTTAATATTTTCCCTTTGATTTCTCCCCACACATCTATCTTCTGTCCTAGAAGAGAAGCAAGTCTCGCTTCAAGCCAGTTTGTGAATTTCTTAGATACGAGTCCTTGAACAAGAACGGTAGCAGTCCCAAGAATCAATCCTATCAGAAGAACTGCAGTCTCATTTTGCACGATAATTTTAGCCACATAAACAAATAGTGCTGTCGGATAGAATATCAAACACACTAGCAGGAAACACCATGCGAGAATACGGTTCTTCATTGAATCATACAACATACCTTTGAAACCTATGATGAAAGAAAACAGCATTGAAAAAACGACTGCTACCATAAGAAACAACAAACCAGCAGACTCTTTAGCAGTCAAAAAATCATGTTGGCTAATTATTAGTCCACTAGTAAACGTTGAAAGAGCGATGAGGCTGTAGAAAAATCCATCAACTCTGGAGAGAACTTTCTCTTTCTTCCTCTCTTGCTTCGTCTTCTCGGATTCTTCTATCAAAAAGTCGATTTTTTCTTCCAGTGTTTTTCTGTCTTCAGTAGCCATTGATTTTCTGCACCTTTCACAATTCTAGTTAGCTCTTTTTAGCTCCGTTATAACGTTTCTGCAATTCTTACACTTAAGAACATACAGAAACAGTAGAATCTGTGCAGATGACAATTACAGTTTGGGAAGTGGAAGATAGGTTAGAGTTTTTAGGCATAAAAGCCTGATTGCTCGAATCACCACTATTCACCGATTTGAGATTCGTGTAGGTGATATTTCTGGCAGTGTAAGCAGTGGTACAACTCTGAACGGTCAATCCCTTTGAAGTTCAGGGAGGATTTTTTCATAGAAAGCTAATGATTCTGGGTTGACTAATGCATCCTTGTTTGTGACTGGTCTGCCGTGGATGATGTTGGCGACTGAGCTCTCTACTTTCTTCATGTTGAATGTGTAGGGAATGTCTGGTGCCTCAATGATTAAGGCTGGAACATGTCTTGGCGAAGCCTGCTCCCGCAACGCTACTCGTATCTTGTTCTTCAAATCCTCAGTTAACCCGTAACCCTGCGTTAGCTTGACGAATAGGATGACGCGTTCCTCGCCTTTCCACGCTTGTCCCACAGCCATGCTGTCCGCTACTTCGGGAAACTTCTCTACTACGTTGTAGATTTCGGAGGGTCCAATGCGCACGCCAGATGGCTTCAACGTGAAATCAGACCTACCCAAGAAGGTTATGCCGCCCGTGTCACCGTGAAACAGAACCCAATCACCGTGCCGCCAAACATCCGGAAACACATTAAAGTACGCGTCCTTGTACCGCTTGCCATCCGGGTCATTCCAGAAATAAATGGGCATAGGAGGCGCAGGCGCTTCACACACAAGCTCAGCCTGCTGGTCTACCACAGACTTGCCCTTTTCATCATAGGCTTTAACTTTCATGGCTAAGGCTGGGCTCTGCAACTCACCAGCATAAACCGGCTGAATCGGGGTGCCAATGGCAAAGCAGCCGTTGATGTCGGTGCCCCCAGCAATGGAGTTGAAATGCAAATCCCCCTTGATCTCACGATAAACGTACTCGAAACCTTCAGCTGACAAAGGCGAACCCGTCTGACTAATCTCTTTAAGAGCAGGGAGGTCAAACTCCTTGCCCGGCTTGGCGCCTACACTTCGCAGATAATTGATGTAGCTGGCACTGCAACCAAAAATGCTAATCTTTTCATCCTGCGCCATCCGCCACATGGCAGTCCAGTCAGGGTAATTCGGGTTTCCATCATACAACACGACCGTAGCGCCCACAGCCAACGCACCCAGCAGCCAGTTCCACATCATCCAGCTGGGCGATGTAATGTAGAAAACACGGTCTTTACGCTTCACATCCGAATGCAGCTGCAACTCCTTCAAATGATTGATGAGCACACCGCAACCCTGAACCATGCATTTTGGCTTACCTGTAGTGCCCGAAGAAAACATGATATAAACTGGATGATTGAAATCCACCTGCTCAAACCTAAGCTCAGACGGGCTATCACGAGAAAGGAAATCCGTGTACACCACAGACTTATGAATGCTGCCTATGTTGGGCTTCTCACTCATGTACGGAACAACAACAACCTTCTCAAGCGAAGGCAATTCCCCAGCAATCTTCTCAACATTAGGCAAGAAGTTGAACGCCTTACCCTTGTACGGATAACCATCCACCGTGAACAACACTTTAGGCTCAATCTGACTTAGCCGATCGAGAACCGCGACGGGTCCAAGCTCACTACCACAAGAAGACCAAATGGCACCGATGCTCGTAGTAGCCAACATGGCAATGGCAGTTTCCATCAAATTAGGCATGTAAGCAGCCACACGATCACCCGGCTTCACACCCATCTTCCGAAGCGACTCAGCCAGCCTAGCCACAACACGATACAACTCGGCATACGTCATCTTCGCTGTCTTAGCCGTCTCACCACGGAAAACAAACGCTAAACGATCATCCCTATACCGCAACAGGTTCTCAGCAAAATTCAACCGACTGCCAACAAACCATTTTGCGCCCGGAAATTTGGTTAAATCGTCGACGACATGATCATACTTCCTCGAGGCTTTAATGTCTGCAAAATCCCACATAGCCGCCCAAAAATCTGGAATGCACTCAATAGACCATTTGTACAAGTCATTATAGGAGCCAATCCTGAGCTCATGCCTCTTATTGACAACGTCAATGAACTTCGTCACATTCGCCTGCTTAACCCGTTCTTGTGAAGGCACCCAAAGCGGCTTCCTCAACCCAGACACATCCTGCTCCGAAAGGGCAATTATGCAAAACACAAACATAAAACCCTTAACATACACCAAAAAAGAAGAAGCAAACAAACACGTGGGTGCAGACTACTCTTGGGCAGAAACAAGCTCGGTATTATTACTGTTTCTAAGCGTGAGTTAATAACATCTGAAACAGAAACCGGTCCTCACACGCCGTCCTTGACGAAGCCAGGTCCAACCAGTGACGAAGCCCTGACACAGACCAGCGGGCAAGCAGAACCCAAATCACCATACAAAAACCCAAACACACCCCAAGAAACAACGCGCAGACTCGTTGATGTCACTTAGAACACTCTGACGACGACATCCATACAGCTTCAGCCGCACAACACACTCAACATGGTAGAAGAAGGCTAAAGGGAAATGGCGCCTTCTTCTTCTGAAATCTCTTTCCCCGCACAACAGCCATGCTGGATGATGATGTCACTAGGAACAGCTTGACGATGACGCCCACACAGCTCTTCCCGCGATTTCAGGGACATCGAGATTACTTTATCCTATTCAGAGGCAATGTCCAGCCGGAGCCTTCAGTTAGCGACAACGCCACTAGCGACACGAACAGAACCCGTCTTCCCAACCCTCAACTGCCGCTCCCCTCTAAACGTAGAAATCCGGGCATTCTCAATCTGAACCACATCGCCCACAGACACAGAGTTAATCTGGTCATTCCACAGGCACAGCTTAATCTTCCCAGTTTCATCCGAAATCAACGCATTAGCAACACTAGCATGATTACCAAACCGCGTAATCACAAACGTCGGCTTCGTAATCTCCAAAACCTCACCCTTCAAATTCACCTTCTTCATGCCCACCCGCAGGTTTTTAATCAGGAGCAACTCAGACCTACCATCCTTCCTGAAATGATGCCTACAAAGCGCATCCAAGTTCTCAACATCCTTAATCGGGTTACCCTGCCTCAACAAAAACTCGTCAAAAACCGGAAACTGCGCCACCACCTTAGAACCCGTCGTAATCAACAAAACCACTCTATCCTTCTGCCTCAGACGACACTCAATAGACAGACTACCACACGACGACCTCCGATTCTCCCCAGCCGAAACCAACGCATTAAAAAACACGTCAGCATCAACATCATACTTAGCCGACAGAAACGCCAAGTACTCAGCAGGCGACGCCTTATTCCGCAACACTATCCCACCCTTCCCGCCAGAGCCATTTCCATCGCCGCAAGCCTCACTTCACAAACTTCAACGGATGCCTCTTAAACCTCTTCTTACACGTCACACTGCAAAAATAATAAGTCTCACCATCATACGTCTTCTTGAACTTAGCAGACTTGTCATCCAGAACTGCACCACAAACCGGATCCCTTGGCATTATCCTAGCCTTGACCTCATGTTAAAGTGCACATACTCCTTATTGTGATTAGTGGTAAAAAAGAGGGTTTATGAAACAAAGACAACCACGTAAACCTAATATCTTCTCGGGGGTCTTCGCTTAGCATAACATTCTCGGCAGTACACAGGTCTGCTACCGTCAGGCTTGAACGGAACTTCGCATTCCTGCCCACAGTCAGCACAGACTGCCTTATGCGTTTCGCTTCTATACATTCTACCATTTCAACTCCCTAAACTGTTTAGCGCAAAAATCTCTTTTTTGCACACCCTCATTACAAGACTAGCTCTCTTAAATCTATCCATTGACAAAAACGGTTCCCCCCAAAGTCACGTTATCTCCTCTATGGTAGTCTTGGTCAAAGCCTTTATGTTATTGAACTCGGTCATCTCTCCATAACCCACAAGCGTAATAGCCGTGCCTTCGCCTCCCATCCTAGCGGTTCGACCGATCCGGTGGAAATACACCAAGGCATCCAACGGAACATCATAGTTCACTATGTGAGTAACTCCATGAATGTCCAAGCCTCTGGCAGCAACATCAGTTGCAACGAGCAACCTCAATTCGCCCCTTCTAAACGACTTGATAACCACATCTCTCTGAGACTGAGTGAAACCAGCATGAAGCGCCATAGCATCATACCCCCGATCCCTCAACTCATCAGCCAGAATGCTCGTGTCCGTACGCCTATTACAAAACACAATAGCACGACCAATATGATTCTCATCCAAAATGCTACGCAAGGTCTCAAACTTGTTACGCGAATTCACAACCAAATAATACTGGCTCATCTGCGTAAGAGCAATCTCATCCTTACTCACAAGAATCATCTCAGGATTCTTCAGATACCTGCTACACACATTCATCACCGACTGATCTATCGTCGCCGAGAACAAACTAGTCTGCCTATCAGACGGCACCCTTCTCAGAATGATCTCAATATCATCTATGAAACCCATATCGAGCATCCTATCCGCCTCATCCAGAACAACAACCTTCACCGAAGCCAAATCCAGAATGCGTCTATCAAGCAGATCAATCACGCGGCCAGGCGTGCCCACAACAATATGGACACCATTTCTCAACGCGCGCACTTGCCTCTCAACAGGTTCTCCCCCATAGACAGGCAACACTCTCAACTTCGTATATTTTCCAAACCGACCAATATGATCCGCAACTTGAACAGCGAGTTCACGAGTCGGCACCAAAACCAAACCTTGAATCTTTCTCACTTCGGGGTTTAGGCGCTCAATCATAGGAACTCCAAAAGCCGCAGTTTTCCCCGTCCCAGTTTGCGCCTGCCCAATAACGTCCTTGCCTTCAAGCAGCGGAGTAATCGCCTGAGCCTGAATCGGAAAAAGACTATCAAACCCAAGTTCCTCAATGCCCTTCATAGTCTCCGCACTCAAGGGCAAGTCCGCAAAGTACTGTACTTGCATATTCATATTCTACATTTCTCCTGTCACAAAAACTCTTCATGCATTCCCAAAAGCTTTCAAAAGCCTCGTTAACTACATGATCAATGTGACAACACCATTCAACGTCGATCTCCCATAAAAAGGTTTAGCACGCAAACACACACAAAAACCCAATCCACAATGCTCACCACTTATAAGCCGATAACACTAAAACAAGCCTACAATGACCTCGCCAAAAAAACACAAAACCACAGCCAAAGTCTGGCTTGAATTCAAAGGCGAACCCCTGCTAGGAAAGGGCGGCGCCGACATACTTAACGCAATACGAAGCGAACAATCAATATCCAGAGCTGCTCGAAAAGCAGACATGTCATACCGATACGTCTGGAACTACCTAGCTAAACTGCAAAAAGCACTCGATGAACCCATAGTTGAAACACACAAGGGCGGCACAAAAGGCGGAGGCGGAGCCAAACTGACCAACCTAGGCGAAGCCCTGCTCAAAGAATACAAACGAGTCGAAGCCTACGTGGGCGAGGTCCTCGAAGACAAAGAATACTGGGTGGCAGCCGGATTGAAAATAAGCGCACGAAACCGACTCAAAGGCACAGTCAAATCCGTGGAAAAAGGCGACATAATCGCCAAAGTTAAACTCGAAGTGAAAACACCCGCAGTCATCACTGCACTCATATCACGCGAAGCAGTCGACGACCTGAAGATAAAAGCAGGGGACAACGTCGAAGCCGTGATAAAAGCCACAGAAATCATGATCGCCAAAGAATAGCCAAGCTGGACTTCTCCAGATTTCCCCCGTTTTTTTTCCATTATCGAACCTTCGCCAGCTTGAAAATTCTACCATTATAGTCGCAGATGTACAATTCGTTCTGTTCATCAACGCCGAAAGACGTGATACTCAGACTTGAGTCCAACAGCTCTGTGTTAACTGCCGAATTCACGCCGTCATAACGAAGCGCCCAAATCCGCCCAGACCCAAAGTCCCCATATATATAAGAGCCAACCAGCTCAGGATGCTCCGAGCCGCGGTACACAAAGCCCCCGATTACAGCATTCCCTAGGCTGTTGTCATAGATCCAGACAGGCAGCGTCAGTCCCGTTTGATCGCAGTTTAGGCTTGGCTCGAAACAGAGGTTACCCTCCATGATGTCCCAACCATAGTTCTTGCCTTTATCAACAATGTCAATCTCCTCAACCCTGTTTTGCCCGGCATCTGCTGCCCAAAGCCGCCCTGTAACGGAATCAAAGCTAAACCGCCATGGATTGCGAAACCCATAAGCGTAGATCTCTTCACGAAAACCCAACGTGTTCCCCACAAAAGGATTGTCACTTGGAATCCCATAATTGAGACTCGGGAACGCTCTGTCAACATCAATTCGAAGAATCTTACCCAACAAAGACGCGCGACTTTGCCCATTGCCATGTGGGTCTCCCGCTGAGCCGCCATCGCCCATCGCAATGTACAAGTAACCATCCGGTCCAAACGCCAACTGCCCACCATTATGATTACTATACGGCTGCAAAACCTCTAAGAGAACATCCTCACTCGCTTCATCACCACGATTCGGATCGCCAGAAACAACCGAATATCGCGCAATAACAGTTCGCCTCGGATTGCCCGCTGTGTAATCCACATAGAAAAAACCATTATCTGAAAAGTCACCGTGAAAGGCCAGCCCGAGCAAACCTTCTTCAAATCCAGCAGAGTTGACTCGATCACGAATGTCCAAGAAAACATTCGCAGCCGTCGTATCCAGCTGGTTCTGGAATATGTAGATCACGCCGCTCTTTTCTACAACGAAAAGCCGATCTGTGCCATCACCCGAGATATACAAACCGACTGGGCGGTCAAAAACAAGATTCGAAAAAGCAACATCGACTTCATACCTAGTTTCATTTTGCGACGGGGCGGGCTGATTTGCCAACCACGCAACCGCAAGCATACTGCTGGCTATGACCACAACAAGGACAGCGGCCAAAATCAACCATCTATACCGAATTTCCCTCACACCGCCATCAATGTGCAAGCACGCATTTCATACTAGTTGTTAGTGTTTCTAAAGCCACTTGAAACACTACCATCCATGAAACACGCAAAGGTAACACAAAAAAAGAATATGGGGCAACATCTAGCCGAAAGATAAAGCCTGTTCAGGATGCGCGAAAACAGTCTTTGAAGCAATCAACGTGACAGTCTCTTTTATGCCAGGAATCTTCCGAACCACATTTAGTATGAAATCGTCC belongs to Candidatus Bathyarchaeia archaeon and includes:
- a CDS encoding Lrp/AsnC family transcriptional regulator, which translates into the protein MKRSKDIDHRIVTELIKNSRVSDRELGKKLGVSQPTISRKRAILEKEVIDGYTIVPKWDKMGYQILAVTFVKIKPSVATEEKYQTSRERGLKWLMNQPNVIMNAASRGMGMDAFNISVHKDYSDYDEWFRNFRLTWGDLVDDIESVLVNLRGKEVIKPLHFKYLSEAK
- a CDS encoding acetoacetate--CoA ligase; this translates as MPSQERVKQANVTKFIDVVNKRHELRIGSYNDLYKWSIECIPDFWAAMWDFADIKASRKYDHVVDDLTKFPGAKWFVGSRLNFAENLLRYRDDRLAFVFRGETAKTAKMTYAELYRVVARLAESLRKMGVKPGDRVAAYMPNLMETAIAMLATTSIGAIWSSCGSELGPVAVLDRLSQIEPKVLFTVDGYPYKGKAFNFLPNVEKIAGELPSLEKVVVVPYMSEKPNIGSIHKSVVYTDFLSRDSPSELRFEQVDFNHPVYIMFSSGTTGKPKCMVQGCGVLINHLKELQLHSDVKRKDRVFYITSPSWMMWNWLLGALAVGATVVLYDGNPNYPDWTAMWRMAQDEKISIFGCSASYINYLRSVGAKPGKEFDLPALKEISQTGSPLSAEGFEYVYREIKGDLHFNSIAGGTDINGCFAIGTPIQPVYAGELQSPALAMKVKAYDEKGKSVVDQQAELVCEAPAPPMPIYFWNDPDGKRYKDAYFNVFPDVWRHGDWVLFHGDTGGITFLGRSDFTLKPSGVRIGPSEIYNVVEKFPEVADSMAVGQAWKGEERVILFVKLTQGYGLTEDLKNKIRVALREQASPRHVPALIIEAPDIPYTFNMKKVESSVANIIHGRPVTNKDALVNPESLAFYEKILPELQRD
- a CDS encoding OB-fold nucleic acid binding domain-containing protein translates to MRNKASPAEYLAFLSAKYDVDADVFFNALVSAGENRRSSCGSLSIECRLRQKDRVVLLITTGSKVVAQFPVFDEFLLRQGNPIKDVENLDALCRHHFRKDGRSELLLIKNLRVGMKKVNLKGEVLEITKPTFVITRFGNHASVANALISDETGKIKLCLWNDQINSVSVGDVVQIENARISTFRGERQLRVGKTGSVRVASGVVAN
- a CDS encoding YHS domain-containing protein, which encodes MPRDPVCGAVLDDKSAKFKKTYDGETYYFCSVTCKKRFKRHPLKFVK
- a CDS encoding CxxC-x17-CxxC domain-containing protein, with product MYRSETHKAVCADCGQECEVPFKPDGSRPVYCRECYAKRRPPRRY
- a CDS encoding DEAD/DEAH box helicase — encoded protein: MNMQVQYFADLPLSAETMKGIEELGFDSLFPIQAQAITPLLEGKDVIGQAQTGTGKTAAFGVPMIERLNPEVRKIQGLVLVPTRELAVQVADHIGRFGKYTKLRVLPVYGGEPVERQVRALRNGVHIVVGTPGRVIDLLDRRILDLASVKVVVLDEADRMLDMGFIDDIEIILRRVPSDRQTSLFSATIDQSVMNVCSRYLKNPEMILVSKDEIALTQMSQYYLVVNSRNKFETLRSILDENHIGRAIVFCNRRTDTSILADELRDRGYDAMALHAGFTQSQRDVVIKSFRRGELRLLVATDVAARGLDIHGVTHIVNYDVPLDALVYFHRIGRTARMGGEGTAITLVGYGEMTEFNNIKALTKTTIEEIT
- a CDS encoding TOBE domain-containing protein is translated as MTSPKKHKTTAKVWLEFKGEPLLGKGGADILNAIRSEQSISRAARKADMSYRYVWNYLAKLQKALDEPIVETHKGGTKGGGGAKLTNLGEALLKEYKRVEAYVGEVLEDKEYWVAAGLKISARNRLKGTVKSVEKGDIIAKVKLEVKTPAVITALISREAVDDLKIKAGDNVEAVIKATEIMIAKE
- a CDS encoding PQQ-dependent sugar dehydrogenase, producing the protein MAAVLVVVIASSMLAVAWLANQPAPSQNETRYEVDVAFSNLVFDRPVGLYISGDGTDRLFVVEKSGVIYIFQNQLDTTAANVFLDIRDRVNSAGFEEGLLGLAFHGDFSDNGFFYVDYTAGNPRRTVIARYSVVSGDPNRGDEASEDVLLEVLQPYSNHNGGQLAFGPDGYLYIAMGDGGSAGDPHGNGQSRASLLGKILRIDVDRAFPSLNYGIPSDNPFVGNTLGFREEIYAYGFRNPWRFSFDSVTGRLWAADAGQNRVEEIDIVDKGKNYGWDIMEGNLCFEPSLNCDQTGLTLPVWIYDNSLGNAVIGGFVYRGSEHPELVGSYIYGDFGSGRIWALRYDGVNSAVNTELLDSSLSITSFGVDEQNELYICDYNGRIFKLAKVR